Proteins co-encoded in one Psychromonas sp. L1A2 genomic window:
- a CDS encoding Fe(3+) dicitrate ABC transporter substrate-binding protein, translating to MLVAAIQRIILTLILTCSVFSVQASIEVKHELGTLVLPDAPRRIVVLEYSFIDALAAIGMSPIGVADDLDPERIIPEVRDLLEPWTSVGMRSQPSLEVIARLKPDLIIGDVYRHRVSYEDLSKIAPTILLKSRGESYLDALKSAEIIGKAVGKEQEMLERIAQHKQLMDDYRLRFNNAETMQFTTVNERGMWMHGPLSFTGSLFNYLGLKSALPDLKDSHLVQANLEVLLRVNPDWLFYVRSKPVTVLESWEHNPLFKLLKISKTHQMVEVSSALWSLNRGMLAAEGIAKELDNIVNNKSKSKSKSKP from the coding sequence ATGTTGGTAGCCGCTATTCAGCGAATTATTTTAACGTTGATACTGACTTGTAGCGTATTTTCGGTGCAAGCCAGTATTGAAGTGAAGCATGAGTTAGGTACCTTGGTATTACCTGACGCGCCTAGACGTATTGTCGTATTAGAATATTCTTTTATTGATGCGTTAGCGGCTATTGGCATGTCACCGATCGGCGTTGCTGATGATTTAGATCCTGAGCGTATTATTCCAGAGGTGCGAGATTTACTAGAGCCTTGGACGTCGGTTGGTATGCGCTCACAACCTAGCTTAGAAGTGATTGCTAGGTTAAAACCAGATTTGATCATTGGTGATGTTTATCGTCACCGAGTCAGCTATGAGGATCTTTCTAAAATTGCGCCGACTATTTTATTAAAAAGCCGAGGTGAAAGTTATTTGGATGCACTTAAATCAGCTGAAATTATTGGTAAAGCCGTCGGCAAAGAGCAGGAAATGCTTGAGCGTATAGCGCAACATAAACAGTTAATGGATGATTATCGCCTACGATTTAATAATGCTGAGACGATGCAATTTACGACGGTTAATGAACGTGGGATGTGGATGCATGGACCATTATCTTTTACTGGTAGTTTATTTAATTATCTTGGACTTAAATCGGCATTACCTGATTTAAAAGATAGCCACTTAGTTCAAGCGAATTTAGAAGTGTTATTACGCGTTAACCCAGACTGGTTGTTTTACGTAAGAAGTAAACCCGTCACCGTGCTCGAAAGTTGGGAACATAATCCATTATTTAAACTATTAAAAATTAGCAAAACCCATCAAATGGTAGAAGTTTCATCTGCACTTTGGTCTCTTAATCGCGGTATGTTAGCGGCAGAGGGCATTGCTAAAGAGTTGGATAATATCGTTAATAATAAATCTAAATCTAAATCTAAATCTAAACCTTAG
- a CDS encoding universal stress protein: MSYGHILVAVDFEEDNQQVIDRAVKLAKPLNADLSLVHVNEVINEIGFTGLMDLDVANLSSHYSVDDLSARLNKLADSIDYKVKHKYVVNGDIKHSLEGPVQEAGIDLIVCGHHHHFWSRLSPTVGGLVNTSPVDLLIVALIE; encoded by the coding sequence ATGAGTTATGGTCATATTTTAGTTGCCGTTGATTTTGAAGAAGATAACCAACAGGTTATCGATAGGGCTGTTAAATTAGCAAAACCTTTAAATGCTGATCTGTCGCTAGTGCATGTTAATGAAGTCATTAATGAAATTGGATTCACTGGGTTGATGGATTTGGATGTGGCTAATTTATCTTCACACTATAGTGTTGATGATTTAAGCGCAAGGCTAAACAAGTTAGCGGACAGCATTGATTATAAAGTGAAACATAAATACGTGGTTAATGGCGATATAAAGCATAGTTTAGAAGGGCCTGTGCAAGAAGCGGGTATCGATTTAATCGTATGTGGACATCATCATCACTTTTGGAGTCGTTTAAGTCCGACAGTCGGTGGGCTTGTTAATACGTCACCCGTTGATTTATTGATTGTTGCGTTAATTGAGTGA
- a CDS encoding PhoX family protein, producing MTDLLDKETDFSNMIDARLSRRSFLMGTAAMGAGAFLALNPVAKAIAANMDSKLLNFMQVPASTSDTVIVPKGYSTSNLMSWGDPIFANAPAFNANGKQDSTAQTMQFGDNTDGMSVFPLSKDHAILAVNNEYTNYQYLFDHQGKAMTADDVKKAQAALGVTVVELVRKDGKWIMDPKGKVNRRITANTEMHVTGPAAGHDLLKTKADPTGKKVLGTINNCSNGHTPWGTYLTCEENFNGFFGAEENVALDDNYKRYGIEATQSKYQWHNFDERFDLAKNPNEPNRFGWIVEIDPKDPTSTPLKRTALGRFKHENAAFVINDDGHAIVYLGDDERGEHIYKFVSKNKYQAGNDSANRQLLDEGTLYVAKFNMHADKLEGDGEWIELTYGKNGLTKENGFNSQAEVMIFARKAATQVSATTMDRPEWIAVHPDNKHVFCTLTNNKNRGVKEGQDVDGPNPRAENHYGQIVRWMPTNGNHADNTFKWDLYLIAGNPTVHKGDLYAGSANINEDNMFNSPDGIGFDKAGRLWIQTDGNFSNEGDFAGQGNNQMLCGDPMTGEVRRFLTGPIGSEVTGLTFSEDEKTMFVGIQHPTGHFPAGGDNKPRSTIMAITKDDGGVIGS from the coding sequence ATGACGGATTTATTAGATAAAGAAACTGATTTTAGTAACATGATTGATGCACGCTTATCACGCCGTAGCTTCCTAATGGGCACTGCTGCTATGGGTGCAGGAGCATTTTTAGCATTGAACCCAGTCGCTAAAGCAATCGCAGCGAATATGGACAGTAAGCTATTAAACTTCATGCAAGTGCCAGCTTCTACTAGTGATACCGTCATCGTGCCTAAGGGTTACAGCACCAGTAACTTAATGTCATGGGGTGACCCAATCTTTGCTAATGCGCCTGCATTCAATGCGAATGGCAAACAAGATTCAACAGCACAGACGATGCAATTTGGTGACAATACCGATGGGATGAGTGTATTTCCTCTCTCAAAAGACCATGCCATTCTTGCTGTGAATAACGAATACACTAACTACCAATACCTATTTGATCATCAAGGTAAAGCAATGACCGCTGATGACGTTAAAAAAGCACAGGCTGCATTGGGTGTAACGGTTGTTGAGCTAGTGAGAAAAGACGGTAAATGGATAATGGATCCTAAGGGTAAAGTTAACCGTCGTATTACAGCCAATACAGAAATGCACGTAACAGGCCCAGCTGCAGGACATGACTTATTAAAAACCAAAGCGGATCCAACGGGTAAAAAAGTACTAGGCACTATTAATAACTGTTCAAACGGGCACACTCCATGGGGCACTTACTTAACTTGTGAAGAGAACTTTAATGGTTTCTTTGGTGCAGAAGAGAACGTTGCTCTGGATGACAACTACAAGCGTTACGGTATCGAAGCGACTCAAAGCAAGTACCAATGGCATAACTTTGATGAGCGTTTTGACCTTGCTAAAAACCCAAATGAACCAAACCGTTTTGGTTGGATCGTAGAGATTGATCCTAAAGATCCAACATCAACTCCATTAAAACGTACGGCACTAGGTCGCTTCAAACACGAAAATGCTGCTTTTGTTATCAATGATGATGGTCATGCTATCGTTTATTTAGGTGATGATGAACGTGGCGAGCATATCTACAAATTTGTTTCTAAAAATAAATACCAAGCAGGTAACGACAGTGCTAACCGTCAATTGCTTGATGAAGGTACTTTGTATGTGGCTAAGTTCAACATGCATGCCGACAAACTAGAGGGTGACGGTGAATGGATTGAGTTAACTTACGGTAAAAACGGCTTAACCAAAGAAAATGGCTTTAATAGCCAAGCTGAAGTAATGATTTTTGCACGTAAAGCTGCAACACAAGTGTCAGCAACCACCATGGATAGACCTGAATGGATTGCCGTTCACCCAGACAATAAACATGTTTTCTGTACACTGACTAACAATAAAAACCGTGGTGTTAAAGAAGGCCAAGATGTAGATGGACCAAACCCTCGTGCTGAAAACCACTATGGACAAATAGTACGTTGGATGCCGACTAATGGTAACCATGCAGACAATACGTTCAAGTGGGATTTATACTTGATTGCAGGTAACCCAACTGTTCATAAAGGTGATTTATACGCAGGCAGTGCCAACATCAATGAAGATAATATGTTTAACAGTCCTGACGGTATTGGCTTTGATAAAGCAGGTCGTTTATGGATTCAAACAGACGGTAACTTTTCAAATGAAGGTGATTTTGCAGGTCAAGGTAACAACCAAATGTTATGTGGCGACCCAATGACAGGTGAAGTGCGTCGTTTCTTAACTGGCCCAATAGGTTCAGAAGTAACAGGCTTAACTTTCTCTGAAGATGAAAAAACTATGTTTGTGGGTATTCAACACCCTACAGGTCACTTCCCAGCTGGTGGAGATAATAAGCCTCGCTCAACGATTATGGCAATCACAAAAGATGATGGTGGTGTGATTGGTAGTTAA
- a CDS encoding TIGR03643 family protein encodes MVLSDSEESRVIEMAWEDRTPFEAIDDQFGLDEKALISFMRNKLKSGSFKLWRSRVTGRKTKHLKLRSPDIDRAYCSTQYKHR; translated from the coding sequence ATGGTGTTGAGTGACAGTGAAGAGTCTAGAGTGATTGAAATGGCATGGGAAGATAGGACTCCTTTTGAAGCGATTGACGATCAATTTGGTCTAGATGAAAAAGCCTTGATTAGCTTTATGCGTAATAAGTTGAAGTCGGGAAGCTTCAAGTTATGGCGAAGTAGAGTGACAGGCAGAAAAACCAAACACTTAAAATTAAGATCGCCTGATATAGACAGAGCGTATTGTTCTACTCAATACAAACACAGATAG
- a CDS encoding patatin-like phospholipase family protein: protein MKPVQESKLLNTPNCIATSPIKGTALVVEGGGQRGIFTAGVLDSWLAQDFNPFSLLIGTSAGAQNLSTYMTRQAGYAKRSIMQLSRHPDFFSMKRSFSKRNAMDLDWYFDRVGEPEYQLNMNCAQNQLQGRQLLFSATNMEGFRPAFLEPTTDSWLTMLKASSALPYLYKKGVTIGDANYVDGGVAIPIPIQEAYDRGAKNIIVLRTAPANRSIRSPWAHKLKSWVCKSNNCPKVLDIITGHENAYNDAIRFIHTPPEDAQIFEIAPPQKLASRILGSSDQALIADYKMGYEMGTAFLESQSAQQFKIH from the coding sequence ATGAAACCAGTACAAGAAAGTAAATTACTTAATACACCAAACTGTATCGCAACATCACCGATTAAAGGCACAGCCTTAGTTGTTGAAGGTGGTGGACAACGTGGCATCTTTACAGCCGGTGTATTAGATAGCTGGTTAGCACAAGACTTTAATCCTTTTTCATTATTAATTGGGACGTCAGCTGGCGCTCAAAACCTCTCAACTTATATGACACGACAAGCGGGATACGCTAAACGTTCTATCATGCAATTATCGAGACATCCTGATTTCTTTAGTATGAAACGCTCTTTTTCAAAGCGTAATGCAATGGATTTAGATTGGTATTTTGATCGCGTAGGTGAACCTGAATACCAATTGAATATGAATTGCGCACAAAATCAATTACAGGGTCGCCAACTGCTTTTTTCTGCCACCAATATGGAAGGGTTTCGCCCTGCTTTTCTTGAACCAACGACAGACAGTTGGTTGACTATGCTTAAAGCATCCAGCGCTTTGCCTTACTTATACAAAAAAGGCGTCACTATTGGCGATGCAAATTATGTGGACGGTGGCGTGGCTATCCCTATTCCTATTCAAGAGGCTTATGATCGAGGAGCAAAGAATATCATTGTATTACGCACTGCCCCTGCTAATCGTAGTATTCGTTCTCCTTGGGCGCACAAGTTGAAATCTTGGGTATGTAAAAGCAATAATTGCCCTAAAGTGTTGGATATTATTACTGGCCATGAAAATGCTTACAATGATGCCATTAGGTTTATTCACACTCCGCCAGAAGATGCACAAATTTTCGAAATTGCACCACCACAGAAGTTAGCAAGCCGTATATTAGGCAGCAGCGATCAAGCTTTAATCGCTGACTATAAAATGGGTTATGAAATGGGCACTGCATTTTTAGAGAGCCAGTCTGCTCAACAATTTAAAATACATTAA
- a CDS encoding VOC family protein, protein MIGYTTIGSKDLDKAVSFYNELLELVGGKILLEMDRIKFYGTDAGGAMLAVCTPHDNNLQSAGNGQQVAIPGGSIEGAQALYNKAIELGATCAGEPGQRFDFFYGSYVYDLDGNKLCFFHMT, encoded by the coding sequence ATGATTGGATATACAACGATTGGTTCAAAAGACTTAGACAAAGCGGTTTCTTTTTACAATGAATTGCTTGAATTAGTCGGCGGTAAAATTTTATTAGAAATGGATAGAATTAAATTTTATGGAACAGACGCTGGTGGCGCAATGCTAGCGGTATGTACTCCTCATGATAATAACCTGCAAAGTGCCGGTAACGGACAACAAGTTGCTATCCCTGGTGGTTCAATTGAAGGTGCACAAGCGTTGTACAATAAAGCGATTGAATTAGGTGCTACTTGTGCCGGTGAACCTGGTCAACGTTTTGACTTCTTCTATGGTTCATATGTTTATGATCTAGATGGAAACAAACTTTGTTTCTTCCACATGACATAA
- a CDS encoding cupin domain-containing protein, which translates to MKIAADFSQRAVVHSQSQEWIASPMVGVNRKPLDRVGAEVARATTIVSYDPGSEFTEHVHTGGEEFIVLEGIFQDEHGSFPVGSYIRNPPQSKHQPGSEQGCVMLVKLWQFQPKDRTHVRLQMNKMGQVPLPNNKGVSITPLYKDDIEEVSLLHFDVTSEYTLDALGGAELFILEGSIQEGDDILFKHSWLRTPVETQLTIKAGKNGAKVWVKSGHLTDVENQITRVQNA; encoded by the coding sequence ATGAAAATAGCGGCGGATTTTAGTCAACGTGCAGTTGTGCACAGTCAATCACAAGAGTGGATAGCCTCACCAATGGTAGGCGTTAACCGAAAACCTCTTGATAGAGTGGGTGCAGAAGTAGCAAGGGCTACGACGATTGTAAGTTACGATCCTGGCAGTGAATTTACTGAGCATGTGCATACAGGCGGAGAAGAATTTATTGTATTAGAAGGAATATTTCAAGATGAGCATGGCAGCTTCCCAGTAGGCTCTTACATAAGAAATCCACCACAATCAAAACATCAGCCTGGTTCAGAACAAGGTTGCGTCATGTTAGTAAAACTTTGGCAGTTTCAACCAAAAGATAGAACCCACGTACGATTACAAATGAATAAGATGGGCCAAGTACCCTTACCTAATAATAAGGGAGTGTCGATAACACCTTTGTATAAAGACGATATTGAAGAAGTGAGTTTATTACATTTTGACGTAACATCAGAATACACGTTAGATGCTTTAGGTGGCGCAGAGTTATTTATACTTGAAGGTTCAATCCAAGAAGGTGATGATATTTTATTTAAACATAGTTGGTTACGTACGCCAGTAGAAACTCAGCTCACTATTAAAGCAGGTAAAAATGGCGCTAAAGTCTGGGTTAAATCAGGCCATCTAACGGATGTTGAAAATCAAATTACACGTGTACAAAATGCTTAA
- a CDS encoding TetR/AcrR family transcriptional regulator has product MSKKEALLKAAEDKVRLGGYNNFSFREIANEVGIKSASVHYHFPTKADLGAELAHQYTNAFLGALGEVDEIKANNQNPIDVYTQLFRNALLTDNKMCLCGLLGAQNESLPDKVRLEVKRFFDLNLAWLEKAHIANGESEPSHAAILTVSLLEGAMMISKALNDHSYFKLATQ; this is encoded by the coding sequence ATGTCCAAAAAAGAAGCATTACTAAAAGCTGCTGAAGATAAAGTTCGTCTTGGTGGCTATAATAATTTTAGCTTTCGAGAAATTGCCAATGAAGTTGGCATTAAAAGTGCGAGTGTTCATTACCATTTTCCTACTAAAGCAGATTTAGGTGCTGAACTGGCTCATCAATACACTAATGCCTTTTTAGGTGCGTTAGGTGAGGTGGATGAAATAAAAGCTAACAATCAAAATCCTATTGATGTTTACACCCAATTATTTAGAAACGCTTTATTAACCGATAACAAAATGTGTTTATGTGGTTTATTAGGCGCACAAAATGAAAGTTTACCGGATAAAGTGCGCTTAGAAGTAAAACGCTTCTTTGACTTAAACTTAGCATGGTTAGAGAAAGCACATATTGCCAACGGTGAAAGTGAACCCTCACATGCAGCTATCTTAACGGTTAGCTTGTTAGAAGGCGCAATGATGATCAGCAAAGCGCTGAACGACCATAGCTACTTTAAACTGGCGACCCAATAA
- a CDS encoding CmcJ/NvfI family oxidoreductase: protein MSNYITEKTKLHFIKAESTAVPVINYSGFDEQQEYSDDYIFQETEVIDARLANPAQTFSLNKEGFELASFTPNEVDFLTPEIVKSDYYPQVESLIKKQTGATDVFAFDHTVRRGIKNSNRHPAYHVHNDYTHETGPIRAQSVLDEAILKRFAGKRMIQINVWRSIAGVVEKDPLAFLDFSTLDSKDLVKAKISFNDMHSTDKHQGEIFALKKNNNQKWYYYPRMNGTEAVLIKGFDSDSSYSRFAMHTAFPLLGQGDSGKPRQSIETRTYAFFDI, encoded by the coding sequence ATGAGCAATTACATCACTGAAAAAACAAAGCTTCATTTTATTAAAGCTGAATCAACAGCGGTGCCCGTTATTAATTACTCTGGTTTCGATGAACAGCAAGAATACAGTGATGATTATATCTTTCAGGAAACAGAAGTGATTGATGCTCGGTTAGCCAACCCTGCACAAACCTTTAGTTTAAATAAAGAAGGTTTTGAACTCGCCAGCTTTACACCAAACGAAGTTGACTTCTTAACGCCAGAAATCGTTAAATCAGATTATTATCCACAGGTTGAATCGCTTATTAAAAAGCAAACCGGGGCAACCGATGTCTTCGCCTTTGACCATACCGTACGCCGTGGCATTAAAAACTCTAATCGTCATCCTGCTTACCATGTTCATAACGACTACACACATGAAACAGGGCCAATAAGGGCACAATCAGTATTAGACGAAGCCATCTTAAAACGCTTTGCTGGGAAAAGAATGATCCAGATAAACGTATGGCGTTCTATCGCCGGTGTAGTAGAGAAAGATCCCTTAGCATTTTTAGATTTTTCAACGTTAGATTCAAAAGATTTAGTCAAAGCTAAAATATCATTTAACGATATGCATTCAACGGACAAGCATCAAGGCGAGATTTTTGCCCTTAAAAAGAATAACAATCAAAAATGGTATTACTATCCAAGAATGAATGGAACAGAAGCCGTTTTAATCAAAGGCTTTGATAGTGACTCCTCTTATTCACGCTTTGCCATGCACACCGCTTTCCCGTTATTAGGGCAGGGCGATAGTGGTAAACCAAGACAAAGCATTGAAACAAGAACCTATGCTTTTTTTGATATTTAA
- the ribB gene encoding 3,4-dihydroxy-2-butanone-4-phosphate synthase: MSQSLLSLFGDAHSRVLNAIQSIKNGSGVLVVDDEDRENEGDFIFAAETLTTPQMAMMIREGSGIVCLCLPTKTTQKLQLPQMVSNNTSQNTTAYTVSIEAKHGVTTGVSAADRVTTIKTAVAPNATADDLSRPGHVFPLQAVEGGVLVRRGHTEAAVDLATLAGFAPAGVICELSNEDGSMARLPEVVKFAQQHDMPVVSIDDLVNYIKAEQVA, encoded by the coding sequence ATGAGTCAGTCTCTATTAAGTTTATTCGGTGATGCACATTCTCGTGTATTAAATGCAATTCAATCAATCAAAAACGGCTCAGGCGTGTTAGTGGTAGATGATGAAGACAGAGAAAATGAAGGTGACTTTATTTTTGCTGCTGAAACATTAACAACCCCACAAATGGCGATGATGATCCGTGAAGGCAGTGGCATAGTGTGTTTATGCTTACCAACAAAAACCACTCAAAAGCTACAACTTCCACAAATGGTCAGCAACAACACCAGCCAAAATACCACCGCTTATACTGTCAGTATCGAAGCGAAGCACGGCGTGACAACAGGTGTTTCTGCAGCAGATCGTGTCACTACCATTAAAACCGCAGTCGCACCCAACGCAACAGCAGATGACCTATCTCGACCAGGCCATGTTTTCCCACTACAAGCAGTTGAAGGTGGCGTATTAGTACGAAGAGGACATACGGAAGCAGCCGTTGATTTAGCGACATTAGCAGGGTTTGCTCCCGCCGGTGTTATTTGTGAATTAAGTAATGAAGATGGCTCGATGGCACGTTTACCGGAAGTGGTGAAGTTTGCACAGCAGCACGATATGCCAGTGGTGAGTATTGATGATTTGGTGAATTATATTAAAGCAGAGCAGGTAGCTTAA
- a CDS encoding beta-1,3-glucanase family protein produces the protein MIVKKRMQTVIPMLLVLLCSFFISKVTAQTLPLPYVINNISEFSDEKVYVALVGKVDDTDVWIDMATGEVNEMSVENNTLKGPVYNGNYGPGANAMYADVFTLLSEIPDKTINMPLISSVRIFISFESPLYLYFFGDGGGYSAPSLSNDSDPNLNLRYELVELTYGDNGLWTNTTRVDAYQYPMGLEVWGTDGFYKRVGEVLAHEDILEEWTSRVGEAFQGSLDEDLGIILNPSKSTSFQDGESYSDYFSDYVDAVWARYTDEPMYLSIGDAGVWSGIVVDDQFIFTNESDGTIGMISAKPDTLEILEASGVLAEDVESTGDVNADLNIQKHFSAAFNRGAIDLDAESGELLEWSDLSTYFGDTTTHNEYVAFFHSEDISFEGETYAFAYDDVFDYSSTIQSTTPESVKITIGGFVDDPYVAPESITLSESSLSLSSDETSQLESTLLPTDVDNDAIVWESSDTAVATVVDGLVTALTTGTSTITVSSYDGTVSASITVEVNDGDYSNDTTVRIQAEDYSAMSGIQTQTTTDSSGDLNVGWIDAGDYMEYSLTIDTAGDYTIAYRISSIDAEGAVEVQVDGETVLTTTFESTGSWDIWTTQLDTLTLPAGNITLRLLATDDNWNINWIDLTLDETTSSSESSFDEQGYARIQAEDYSAMSGIQTETTIDSDGDLNVGWIDSGDYMEYQITVATAGTYTIEYRIASIDDSAVNIQVDGVTEISTTLQSTGGWANWETQSDSITLPAGEVTLRLIATDDDWNLNWINLTLS, from the coding sequence ATGATAGTCAAAAAGAGAATGCAAACCGTGATACCAATGTTACTTGTTTTACTGTGTAGCTTTTTCATTAGTAAAGTCACCGCTCAAACATTACCCCTTCCCTACGTCATCAATAATATTTCAGAGTTTAGCGATGAAAAAGTCTATGTCGCCCTTGTGGGTAAAGTAGATGATACCGACGTTTGGATAGATATGGCCACTGGTGAAGTGAATGAAATGTCAGTGGAGAACAACACATTAAAAGGGCCTGTTTATAATGGTAATTATGGTCCAGGTGCAAACGCGATGTATGCAGATGTTTTCACTTTACTCAGCGAGATCCCAGATAAAACCATTAACATGCCACTTATTTCTTCAGTGCGCATTTTCATCTCATTTGAATCACCGCTTTACCTCTACTTTTTCGGTGATGGCGGCGGTTATTCAGCCCCTTCATTATCAAATGATTCAGATCCGAACCTAAACCTCAGATATGAATTAGTTGAATTAACCTATGGTGATAATGGCCTTTGGACAAATACAACGCGTGTAGATGCATATCAATACCCAATGGGCCTTGAAGTTTGGGGTACAGACGGTTTCTATAAACGTGTTGGTGAAGTATTAGCCCATGAAGATATTCTTGAAGAATGGACTTCACGTGTAGGAGAGGCTTTTCAAGGTTCGCTTGACGAAGACCTAGGCATTATTTTAAACCCATCAAAAAGCACCTCTTTCCAAGATGGAGAAAGCTACAGCGACTATTTCTCAGATTATGTTGATGCTGTATGGGCTCGTTATACCGATGAACCTATGTACTTAAGCATTGGTGATGCTGGCGTTTGGTCTGGCATTGTTGTTGATGATCAATTCATCTTTACCAATGAAAGTGATGGCACCATCGGCATGATCTCCGCAAAACCAGATACGCTTGAGATTTTAGAAGCCAGTGGCGTATTAGCTGAAGATGTAGAAAGTACTGGAGATGTTAATGCTGATTTAAATATTCAAAAACACTTTAGTGCGGCATTCAACCGTGGTGCTATCGATCTTGATGCTGAAAGTGGGGAACTATTAGAATGGTCAGATCTTAGTACTTACTTTGGCGACACCACCACGCACAACGAATATGTTGCCTTCTTCCACTCTGAAGACATTAGCTTTGAAGGTGAGACCTATGCTTTTGCTTATGATGATGTATTTGATTACTCATCAACAATACAAAGCACAACGCCTGAATCAGTAAAAATCACTATTGGTGGATTTGTTGATGACCCTTATGTCGCACCTGAATCAATTACCTTATCTGAAAGTAGCTTAAGCCTTAGCAGTGACGAAACATCACAACTAGAATCAACTTTATTACCTACTGATGTAGATAATGATGCCATCGTTTGGGAATCAAGTGATACCGCAGTGGCGACAGTAGTAGATGGTCTTGTGACAGCACTAACAACAGGCACATCGACCATCACCGTCAGTAGCTATGATGGAACTGTGTCAGCGAGTATTACCGTTGAAGTTAATGATGGTGATTACAGTAATGACACAACCGTGCGTATTCAAGCAGAAGATTACAGCGCGATGTCTGGCATTCAAACACAAACCACCACTGACAGCAGTGGTGACTTAAATGTAGGCTGGATTGACGCTGGCGATTACATGGAATACAGCCTGACGATAGACACAGCAGGTGATTACACCATTGCCTACCGTATCTCGAGTATTGATGCTGAAGGCGCTGTAGAAGTTCAAGTAGATGGCGAAACAGTGCTCACCACCACCTTTGAATCAACAGGGAGTTGGGACATTTGGACAACACAATTAGACACGCTTACCTTACCTGCAGGTAATATCACCCTTCGTTTACTTGCAACAGATGATAACTGGAACATTAACTGGATAGATCTTACCTTAGATGAAACCACTAGCAGTTCTGAAAGTAGTTTTGATGAACAAGGCTATGCACGTATTCAAGCTGAAGATTACAGCGCAATGTCTGGAATTCAAACAGAGACAACCATTGATAGTGACGGAGACCTAAATGTAGGTTGGATTGATAGCGGTGATTATATGGAATATCAAATAACCGTAGCAACAGCAGGCACCTACACTATTGAATATCGTATCGCGAGCATTGATGACAGCGCAGTCAATATTCAAGTAGATGGCGTGACAGAAATCTCAACTACCCTTCAATCAACAGGTGGTTGGGCTAATTGGGAAACCCAGTCAGACAGCATCACCTTACCAGCAGGCGAGGTAACATTACGTTTAATAGCAACAGATGATGATTGGAATCTGAACTGGATAAATTTAACGTTAAGTTAG